Proteins encoded together in one Xenopus laevis strain J_2021 chromosome 6L, Xenopus_laevis_v10.1, whole genome shotgun sequence window:
- the LOC108719564 gene encoding gastrula zinc finger protein xLCGF3.1-like, with protein MCRRCSKCFAAKSSLHKHNRIQTGEKPYTCTECGKSFSRLSFFRIHNRIHTGEKPFTCTECGKRFTNGTSLCNHQRTHTGEKPFTCEECGSLFAERSALRWHQIIHSDEKPFVCTECGSRFSLRDSLLRHQRIHRGEKPFTCRECGKYFYQSNHLQRQGRN; from the coding sequence ATGTGCAGAAGATGCAGCAAATGCTTCGCTGCTAAATCCTCCCTTCACAAACACAACAGAATCCAAACGGGGGAGAAACCATACacctgcacagaatgtggcaaaagctTCTCGCGTCTGAGCTTCTTCCGTATTCACAACAGGAtccacactggagagaaaccattcacctgcactGAGTGCGGCAAGCGTTTCACCAACGGCACCAGTCTCTGTAACCACCAGAGAactcacacgggagagaaaccattcacctgcgaGGAATGCGGATCTTTATTTGCTGAAAGGAGCGCCCTGCGCTGGCACCAGATCATTCACAGCGATGAGAAGCCGTTtgtatgtacagaatgtgggagcCGCTTCTCTTTGAGGGACTCGCTTCTCAGGCACCAGAGAATTCACagaggagagaaaccattcacctgcagAGAATGTGGGAAATACTTTTATCAGAGCAACCACCTCcagaggcagggccggaactag